The Juglans regia cultivar Chandler chromosome 1, Walnut 2.0, whole genome shotgun sequence nucleotide sequence TGCCGTCTAGGCTCACGCCGGTGCTTGTGGTGGGCGGCGATAGCAGCGAAGGGGACAGGTTAGGGAGAGAGCAACTGAGGGGGAATGCGGCAATGCAGAAACcgtaggaagaagaagaagaagaagaagaagaaagaaagaatagagaaaaagaaaaaagaagaataaaagaaagtggAAGGAGGAGGCGGCGGGTTTGGATGAGATGTAACCCTAAGTCTCActtagtttttttattgttgtgtttttgttttttatgtatCTGTTGGTAGTTTTTGTctttagttattaataaaaaaaaaataggctatTAGACTTTGTGTCCAGTAAAGTTTCGTACTCCTCCTTTCTGAGAAAACGGGAGGGGGGGCAATGCTTCTCTTCTTTAGAAGATGAGTCGTTTAGTTAtgtttttacaaaactttttCTCTGTTAGGAGAAAGTTtaatagaagttaagacaatgtcctcCACAAAATAATTTGTGTGCGGAGGTGCTCCAAAGCAGATGCGTAGTTTGACTTGTAATTTGAGTTTTTCTTGTATTAATAAGTCACAGCTGTAACTTCAATTCAtcgaatgaaatgaagtctctttcaacaaaaaaaaaacatataatgatCAATACTCCCATGCTTTCTTGACATCGTATTATCAAGATCCCATGCATCATGTTTGATCAATATCGTTTTTTGGCGTTACATGATCATAACAAGTACGTTAATGTTATGGCAACTTTGAACCTTTATCATTCGGATAGACTGACATGACCTCACCTCATCTCTCGTGCATGCAAGAAGCTGATTATAATATACAGTATTCAGAAAGAAAGAGATCAGAAGGTCTACCATGCAAACTAGGAAAGACAAGCAGCACGTACGAGCAGCTAGCAATATTTAGAGaaggtaattaattaataatttttaaaaaaataggtgtAACAAAAtacatgttaatatatatatatatatatatattatattttaaaaagtgcAGATGCGTCTGATCATGCATGGATGtcccatgcatatataatttaatttattgttgttgtCGTGATCATGTGCCTCAATAGAAGGGAGAACGAGGGATCAGCTGCTAGCTCTCAGCTTAAATGGTTTGTCGTCTCTGTCGAATACTGAGGATTCCTGACTAACTTTGCTATGTGATAATCCCTCGCTAGACATTTGACGACCACGATGCTTGGGAAATTAtgtctaataatttatatatatatatatataaagactgGGAtacctatttttcattttctatattaatcatttaaaaaaattatctttctaATGAATCATCATCAAATCTTTCACAGTACATGGAGACCCATAAAAAGCGTAAAAGAAAGGAATATACTACTCCTTGAAACTTAATTAGCAAGATTAGCTGtgtgtatatatgcatataatattattttataactcaacAATAATTGTGTGTAGGGTACGGTGTAACGTGAAATTGGGTATCTATGGGAGACTATTATACGTAAAAGGATGGCGGGTCCCATTAGGATGGGTAGGGCCCAAGGGGATGATGcttgcaaaaaacaaaaaccagtACATCCTGTCGAGTAGTGGGGTCGGTGTCCACGCGTCGAGGACCCACCTAACTAAACTAAAGTTGAACTTAAACTACTTGTCCGAGTTGGGTTTTAACTTTGAGGACCGCTTCTAAGCGGTCGGATTTTAATAAGCTCAACCACAGAAAATCAAGAGACGAATTTGATTTCGTAGAGCCATCATCTCttccatcttcctcttccttgcTGCCCTCTTCATCTCTTCAATCCGACGCCGACGCAAACATTTCAGTCTAACGCTGACGCAATGGAGCCTTCATCTCTTCAGTCTTCCTCTTCCTCGTTGCCCCTCTTCATTTCTTCAGTCCAATTTTGGCTACAACAATTACATGGCTGATTCTTCAAACACTGCTCCTTTATTTTCTCCATTAAGCAAGTATTTATTCACAGCCTCTCACACCCACCGACCTAAACCCCCAAAGGTAGAAATGGTGACATTTTTCATTTGCTATGTAAgaaaccccaaaaataaaaagaacaatgaAGGTTTTATGAGGATCAAAGAAGGTGAATTGATGTGGAAACAAAAATGGCAAGCAAGAGCATAGAATACGACCCACGTACGAGTAAGCTAAAAGCAATATTCACAAGAGCTGCAAAACACGTATTCCATTTCTTCTTAATGGTGGTTCTATGCAATATCATGCACTTCCTTCTAAGGCCCGTCTCACAACCTCGAATCACTTTTGatactcctctctctctctctcaaaagcaTAAGAGGGCCCGATGGACTACTTTTTGATCGAAAATTAATAGATCTGAAAGGGAGAGATTTGTGCGTCACTCTTAAAACTATTTCGATACGGTCTCATTGTAATGTAAATGAAATACCTACGTGACATTAAATTATTGGAAGACTACTTTTGAAAAAAGGTGAGCCCGACTGGTTATAAGATTCTTCCTCTTGGGTTCAAGCTAGGCTTGTGGCTTCTAGGAGAAGTGCACGAAGGGTAGAGAATTTATTCATTTCGCATACACATTACTAACCCAAGGCCaactactttttatttattcatttatttggtattggtattttttttttcttgttaatcTTCATGAGAAatcgtatatatataattggggaTAGCTAGGATATATGCTGCAGGGAATAATATTGGGCAAGTACCCCTCGAATGCCTACAACGTAAAGAGTGGGCATTAATCTCCCGGCCATGATCTTAATAAGACTAGAATCCATTGGGCAAGGGTACTAATTTTCGTCAATTAATTAGGCTAGCTGTTAAACAATTCCTCGATCGATCTAGTtcatcatgattatatataattaagtataccTTCTCTCTTATATGTAGGTTGATCATGTTAAATGACATGAATGTTTGACTTTGAGGGTACGTACTTATACAAGTCTCCCATTCTGAATTATTATTAGTCCTAAGTCATGATCCGGTTAATAGGTTACATGTATAATCTCTTGGGTATATGCAATTATAAGAGGTTTGCACTGACCTTTATTAAGTaattacacattatatatatatatatgtatatatttgttcATCGATGAtttcatgtgtatatattaattataaacaagaTTTAATCTCTTGATGATCAGAACTCTTATGATCATCATCCTCTTTTTATGACGGGCTGACCTGCCACAGAGATGGTGTCAGGAATTCCCATTCGTACATAATTATGCTTTGATGGTGAATTGATCTAAGAATCATTTCGTGTTTGGACTAATCAACTATATATGGTTTTGTTTGCAATTCTTTTATATTGCTTGAAATGACTTTTTGGCAAAATATATATTGGTACCACTGGCTTGTTTTGTTAGGCGTACGTACTTACCttttccatcttaatttgtgaaCTACGATATTATAaattagtgagtttatttttataatttatatatatatatatcgaataGAAACACGAATATGACCGGATCAACTATATAATTTTGAGTTAAAAACTCGATCTGCTTTAGGAATATTCTAGCAGAATCATATATTGATATTAATTGGCAAGAACAACTCCCAAATATATCAACAAATGATAGATTAGCGGATTATTGCAACCAAAATGTTATTCGcaactaattttaattgtaaataatcattttattagaattaactgatcacaaataaacaattttcttatagttaCGTAACTTAATTATGAACTAATATTGAAACATTAGCGgacataggttttttttttttttcctaatttgttttagaagaaattgaaatgaatttaattaattccatTCCAATTTCCAATCCCATCACTTAAAATTAAGCAGGAATTTATCTTTGATTGTATATACAATGATGAATCACAAGGTTTATTAAAGGCCATATACAAtctttggttttattttataattttgccGAAACTCGATCGGCTTCACATGGAATTAATTAAGCTTCTAATTAATGATCATGTATTTACAACCTTGATCTAGATGTATTATTACGctaatttattgaataattcgCATACTTTAGGATCTCTTAATTACTTGGAATATATCTGCATGTAATACAAACATCGAATCACATCATGATGAGCATGCACTTAATTTGGGtgatatgtatacatatatgcTCATGGACATAAACTTACGTGAAAGCATATCATATAAAACCTTTACTTTATTGACTTTCTGGACCTCTTGCAGGTGCCAAGTTTTTGCTTTATTGGATTGTAATTAGAAAGAGAATCTCATGCAGTCAGTCCTTAGATTCTGAGCGCGCGGTTGTTGCCTGGCAGACCTTTTTACGcgtacagtatatatatataatatgaagttACTTGTTATTTCACATTCATTTTGGAGGGTGATCTCATATCCCTTTAGGAAGAAGATAGTGATGATCAAACCCAAAATAAGGTCTCGCCCTTTAAATTAAGTTTGATTCAAATATGAGTAGTCAGGAGAACAGAGCAAGTTACAAACTAAACAGAGTAGGAATTTTTACTACATGGAGCGATGAAAAACTATGCATAACAACGGAAAAAGTATAAGCCACGGATGTCGAGCAATAACTGCAATTTTGTCACATACCTCAACTTTTAGTGGTCCATGCACTAAAGCAATTACAATATACCTCCCCGACAAAATATAGGCCGCTTGAGTTGAGAGGCCATATAATTGTCTTCTCTGGACCACTTCATCTCTGCAAATGAAATTTCTATATCTTCAAAAGCAAATCATACTACGGACAAATCAAAATCCTGGAAAACCAACTCACTCATTCACACGAAAGCAAGAAGCAAAAAGCAGATTtaactgacaaaaaaaaaaaaaaatagaagcaagAATTTCAATCCGGATCTCCTAAACAGATCGCCAAGTCAtgacaaaacaaaatacaagcaATTCTCGTTACTTCATGATCCAGACAGTGTATTAATAGCATTAATTGTAGTGATATGACCAGAGGTACTTCTCTAGTTTTAGGTGATTGCCGATGAAAATTACGTGATGGGTATTCGGTGAAATTCTCAATTGATGCCAAGAATCCAAGTGGGGCTTTCACTTTCGTCCTTTCGGTTCGTCATTTTCCTTCTGCTCTTCTTTGACAATTTTAACATATACTAATTAATCGACCAATGAAATGGGTCTGAGACGTGTTGAACAATAATTTTACACTATTTATGGATAAGGTCTtgagtatttttataagtaatgaataatcatctcttattgaaccggttttatgagataagttaagctcatgaatttcttcatggtatcataGCCTACCACAGGACGAATGAGAGCTCACACTACTTTTCTCGTGAtaaggaccagaaaaaaaatactggcctacaagtgagggagggtgttgaggaataatctcacattgcctgtggataaggtcttggatatgtttataaggaaagaacaatcatctcttgttgAACTGGTTTTATCAGATGAGTTAggtccatgaatttcttcagGACGTAAGGGTCGACTAGCAAATTTTTCATAGTTATTTTAAGTGATTGTCAACTCAAATTATTCTAGTTTTACGAACAGTTGATCACCATTTTCACACATGAGAGTCACGCATGCGTTGAGcatttgatgagagagagagacgagcaAAAGGATTTTCGAGAAGCAAGCGTTGAGTATTTTTGTATCGGTCGCGAAGTCTAAAGTCCGGATGCACACACACGCTACAGCTGAGCTGAAGTCTTTTGCCTTTCATCCCAAGCGCATGAGTCTAGCGTGAATTTAGTGTATTTTATGAGGTGTCAAGACCTGAGTGGAGGGCTGTTATTACAAGATTATTGGACCGACCGCTTAGAAGCGACTCTGATGTTATAATTATCGGTGCGAAATTTACAATGACATAGAGAGATcattaagatgaaaaataacgAAGTCTTCCAAAAGAAGCTTTCAGAAATCACAGAAAGAATAAAGAATCATCCGTCTGAAAGAGAAACACCATGAAGATTATATGTAACAAAGAGCGGGAACATGacgattaaaaaaaagtttttacttGTTTGATTCCAATTAACCCGATGGTTCGTAGCTCTCAAGTGTCCCTTCTTTTTGCAAACCAAACCTCTAACTTGACATACGTTGTTGATACGAAGAACACCTACTCCTAAAATAACAAATCTGCCACAcatgaaaacaaaatagagcATGAGTACACAAGAAAGTTCTATGCAAAGGaacaacttttctttttaagaaaaaaaaggggaagtttACCAAGCTTTACACCGAGGAGATACGCagagatgaaaaagaagaagaagaagaagaataggaggagagagagagagagagagagagagagagactataTACTTGCAATAAAAATTGGTGGGCAACATTTGGGGAGATTAAGCAAAAACTCAATGGTGGGGATCTTGGTGATAAGGGGAAAGTCAATAGGAAAACTCGGTAGGGGAACTCTAGTGCTTCATGAGAGGCAGTGATAATGTGAACATCAACAACGTTCAACGATGACAACGGCATCATCAATGGGAGTCGCAATAGCAACGGTGGCGACAACAACGTTAGTGAAGAGAAGATGGGTTAGGTTGTGAGGGTTCAAAAAATAAGGGAAAGGGAGAGCATGTCTTGCATTTTGTGAAAACGTGAGAGAAATCAAGATGCAAACAATCTTGTTTGGGAATAAGGGCAGGCCTCACCTCCACCCCTCCCATCAAGAAGCAGACTCGACAACTCTGCACTCTAGCCCTCCCATCAACCAACCAATACATTTTCTCACCCTAACAAAGTCAAACCAGCACATTGTAGAACAAATCAATTGTATAGAAGCCAACCAACGAGAAGCAAATTCAATCCTCAAAGAACCAAACAAACCGTAATTACACTCAATCACATAGGGGCATAAGCAAATTCAAAAGTGTCAAACAAAACCAATGTTCATTGATGTTCATATgctaatagataaatatatatatatatatatatatacacactagtagTGGAGCACCATGCTAGTCACGTTTGCCTGGTTGAgagaaattctttttaaaaattagtaatgtccacaaaagataaaaataatatgattttttatttaaaaccgaTTAGTGGGTAGTTTAATGCATTGAAACAGAAAAACAACAAAGCAATGGCCGTGAAAGCTAAAAATAGCTTAAATAGGCATAACATTTAGGATTAATTCAATTTTCACTAAAGAGAATAACATATACCTAATTTGAAGCAAGGACATCAATATTATATCTAGAGCCGtgatataatattgttagtggatatatatatatatatatatagaattttaggaCTGTCATCCTTTTAAGcaatatatatgtgtttaaaaTGTTTTTGCCACATCTGACTCATTTACACCAAAAGACAAATAAACTCTCACTTAAACTGACACAAAAAACATAATACAAGGGTAAAAACGACATAACACACAAAACATGAACTACTCACGCCGATGAACAAAAACACAGATGGCCTATTGCcacgtttgtttttgcagatgagttgagataaaagttgaaagttgaataaaatattgttagaatatattttttactattatttttgttttgagatttgaaaatgttgaattgttttttttttattttgtgtgagaatttgaaaaagttgtaataattaaatgagattagattagattatatgagaatgattgtgaaaacaaacgaggcactGACACAATATGACTGACATACAAACCCAAACcggcaaaacaaaaaaagtgaggaaaaaacCAGATTTTTCAAAAGGGACAACCGAGCAAGACGGGAATAAAtggaaaaatggagaaaaaatttGTCAACCActaattactattcattcccttatagccacttttaagatattagggatatatatatatatatatggatctcaaataaaaatcaagTATAAGCTTAATACTGTTCATATTTGTTAAGATAATGTCTGTTTTAAAATTCCTTCCGTGcttgttaaaaatatgattgataatgtcatattatgaattctttttatttcttctttgtatctatttctttctGAAAATGATGGTATTATTACTGATATTTTTTGTGTGTGTAGCTAGGCTTGCATGTGCAGCTTGGAGATCAATTGGAGTTTATCTCTCATCAGGAAAAAGGATGTCTACAATAAGCACATGTTAATGAATTATGTCAGCCTAAAAGGCTAAACTCCATTTTTTTGCTCGATCCGGTCAGATAAGCCTAacaatatggaaaaaaaaaaaaaaaaaaacaccaagaCAACTCTTATAATGTTATTATCGGACTGATTAGTAATGCAATACATTTTAAAAGATGATCACTCTATAAGtcaactatttaaaataaaaattttgcttGAAAATTAATGTAACATATGAATTGATCGATATACCTGGGAATGATAAAATTAagaactctaatttttttttttttcatgaaatttgGAAGTACTGAAAAAGCTAATTTATGCAAcgctaattaattttatcacaGGTCATGATATAAGGTCATGATGTTAGGTTATAgtgtttttcttataatttccaAGTGTAATGACCTTACCACAACATTCCTCTACTATAAATAAtggttaattaataaatttagaacGGAACCGCTATGTGTGTAGCTACCGGCTcttaaaaatctaaaagaaaaaaaaaagaaaaagatcatgaTATACCTTCGTATTTTGtcatttattcttaattaatcaCCGATTATTAATTTTGGGTTGCTGGCCTAACAGATTAGCCTCATATATATGATCACTAACTAATTATCTAGCAAAAGAAATGGCTTTATCcggaaataaaactaaaatataacaaatacttgatgcaattaattagtatattaattcCCAGTCATGAATTTTGTACACAAGCAAActacaaatgcattttgtacaaaatattaaagCTCCAAATTTTTAATGCTAATGTGctttaaaaccaaaaagaaacacAAGTTTAATTTCTCTCAGAACCCGTACGCATTTCTTTACAACCTATAACTTGACGAAGATCAGAATCTAAACGATCTGTGATGCAGATAATCTAATAACGCACACCACGAACTCGAAACGACTAATGATTTCCTGAATTTTGTCTTTCTTCGTAACATTCTTCTTCCATCTCCAAACTTAGTAACTCCATAGACAAGCAATGTCTACTGGTCCTGGTCCAGCAGAAGTTGACGGAtcctcttgatcttcaaaagaCTTTTGAGCCATATCGTGGTTGGACACCGCCGAAGACATATCGGTACTAAAGCCGGTTTCGGGCGAGAACTCTACTTTTTCATTCCGCTTCATGTCTGGAGCATTGCTTTCGAGCATCATCCTCAATACGGAGTACTGCTCGTGCATGAACAGGGTATCTGGGTAGTGCAAAGTTCCGGTGTTTGACAAGTGGCCGGATGAGTTGGGAGCAGAAGAAATATAAGACGGGTTTGAGGAAGATGAGGCGGCTAAGAAAGGAGTGTCGAAGCTCTCAACCATGTCTTCTTTGATCTTGTGGTCCTTCATTGAATCGGAGAAGCAGGTCACGTGAGACGTCTCgccaaaactggttcttctttcGTTGCTGTACGGAGATGAATTTACCAACTGCGGCAACACTGAAGGATGCGACTCGTTCGCATAGGAGTTCGGGCTACCCAACTCTGAAACGTGAGTTTTCTTCCCAGCTGAGATCTTCTTGAAGACTCTGCAGATAACCCACTCATTCTGAAAGAGAAAGCAAATATAAAAACATGAAGAACACGACAAAAAAGAGAAGATTCGCGGAAATAGAGAAGAAcaaaacagaacagaacaaGAGATTTTACGTTGGCTGTTTTGGGGAGATTGTATGCAGAATATTTCCCTTCCAGTCTGTATTCATGCATGACCCAATTGGTTTTTTCTCCTTTGGGAGCCCTTCCCTTGTAGaaaactagggttttcttcaTCCCAACCAGTGCTTTCCCCCTATATATCTCCTTGTCTTTGCCTGTGGCTTTCCAATACCCAGAATCGGTAGCCCTGTTCGTCCTTAAGCCAGTTGGGTACTTTCTGTCTCTTACACAGAAGAAATACCATTCCGTCTCACCCATTTTAGCCTTCCCTTCATTGCAAAAGAACAAAGGATCAGATTAGAACAAATATACAGCATAGAGCCGGCTAATATATGCAAATGAAAGTACGAAGAAAAGCAGAGGAAAACAGTGAAATACGGTTTTGGAAACTCACATGGCAACTCCCAAGGCTCACTCTTGTTCAGATCAACCTCGCCAACTGCTCTAGCCGAGAATTTTGTGTTCAGAACCTTTTGGGATAGGTAGTGAGTTATAAGTTCTTCATCAGTCGGGTGAAATCGAAAACCTGGCGGCAATTCgatttgttcttcttcttttccaagGCTGGAAACGTTTTCCATTGAACCAAATCCTCAATAAAACCCTctgttttcaaaaatcaaaccTGGAAGTCTCGAGTATGGGTTTTTACAGAAAAGGGATTCAACCAACAGAACCAAATTTCAGAACCCCAAGCCTAATATAAACCTCTGATTTCTGAATAAATTCCTAGTAACAATCTTGAACTCGCCTTCTTCTGAGAAAATCACCTTATTAAGGATACAAATAAGGAGATACTTTTAGACTATAGAAGGGAAAACTGTAGAGGTTCTAGATAGAATATGAATTGAATTTTGGAGATGAAGGGAAGGAGGACAGAGATTTAAAGatgttaagaaagaaaaatgtgttCTGGGGTGAGGAACTCttttaaatactgattttttATACAACGAAGCGTGGCTTGTAAGGAAACTTGGTGGGTAGCCTCTCTCTTTGAACTTTTCTGTAATgaattcttttatgttaaatttgaCCAGGAAATATTCTGCCCTGGCCATAGTCTGCATGTAAATGGGATTTGGTAACTACTGCTTTTAGAATTCGTTCTGGTTATCAGGTAAACGTTTCTAGAGGGAATTCACCTTTTGAAACTAAAGAGGgtaaaaataaagagataagaGAATGGAAAtcgctattttttttttcgaatcaAAGAATGTAAATCGCTATGTTGTTGGTTGTTGTCTgcttaacaaaatatttcaactcTGCAGTATGAgtaaagaaatactttaatcataaaagaattacttaaaaataaatttataaaataattaatattataaaattattaatattataaaattatttttatcataaaataaatctaataaattatgtaaaattaagaTACTTTGTCAACTTGCTTCTATATATGCACGCACATGGGCACTTCTCAATCGAGTAATTTGCGGGAAAGGTCTGACCCGGACATGGTTTACTTGTTTGCATCTTTACCAAAAAGCTGCCGCCATTGTTTTATCATCATTTGTGTGAATGTATCAAAGGTGTAAATCGGTCcgtaattcatcatttttttcgGATCGGATTAGACCGGATTGAACATTTATTAGGACTGAATTAGATTGGTATCTattggtccggtccagtctaTTTGGtccaatttaattattttattattatttcatctttttttaaataaattaataaaaaaattatttatatttattaaattaaaattaagtaaattattaatatagattatgtaactaactcattaaaaaaatattttactataaatatatttatgattttgatagttcctacttactaacttagattttactcttttgtatgcataattattaattgttgcGATGGTGATTGGTTTTAGAGctgaaaaatcatgaaatattGAGTTCGTTTGGCTGTCGCTCGACCTAGCGCTCAAGCGAAACTCAACCCATGAATTCACTCAAGGTGCACTCGACAGTGGACTCAAACAAAGCTCAACTCGTGATTTCGCTCGTGTCTCGTGCGATAGTGAGCTCGAGTGAGACATGCTTAACACCCCGCTCAAGCCAATATTAATGAGTATCAAATAATTGcattgtatataaattattcatacttgcttgcaatttaggtatttaaaaaaaatacctaattattttaattaagtataaatagtataatatatataaatatatgatgtattaactatttacatataataacataaattattacaaaatttatgattttttttattaattgataacatatattattttatattttaaatagttaatgataataaattaaataaaaattacatcattaacttataatataaaaataatatattaaattattaaaaaatatttttaaaaatatatatatgggttcGGTCTGATTCGATTTAGTCcaatccaaaatttatagatCTCGAAACGGAACCAAATATTATCGGtccacatattttaaaattaagacCGATCGGTCTAAAATTCGATCCAATCTAGTCCGAATCGAAAATTTCGATCCGGTTGATTTTGTCAGTCGAACCAAATTATTTACAGCCTGCGAAAGAATGTGAAGAAGATCCCAAAAGCCTATATACATCCTAtccataaaaatcattaaaaaaatgcttaaaattaATCTCCAAGTGATCTAATTTCGGACACAGCTCCCATCATGTCATCTAATCAATACATGATTAATTAGTTGTTCCCTCACAAAACGACTAGTCAGTACTGAATATTTTTCGCAAGTTGCAATTAATCGATTTTTCTTCGTTGGACTGGCTACGAGACAAAGTAGGTGGACAATCCTATCCAGCAATTTTACTGTATTTATCTACGTTTTTCGTAGGATGCAAAAGACTTAGAGGCAATTCCCTTAAGGAAACAGATACAAGAATACGTGTCTGGTTGTATTACCAATGAAGTGATGATCCATTTAGGAATTAGGTTTGAAGTTTTATGGCATACACTGCCTTTAACCTAAATAAACTAAACAGATTGAAACCCATTTAGTTCTTATTGGAGTTCATTACTATAATAATATTCGTGGATTACCACTGAGCTAGAGACCAAATCCTGCCCACAGGCCATGCACACAGCTTCTAGCTAGCGAATGATGAACCCTGCATGGCCACGTTAACTGGGGACAgctagagaaagaagaagaagaagaagaagatcttgATCAGTAAGACATGATATGATTGGCCTTCAACTAGTTTAAGTACGGATAAGAGtcaaaattaatgtttaatataaAACAATGAAAATCGTTGGGTTAGGTTCCTATTTAATTTTTGTGTAGAAAAACAGAGGtaattcttttacttttgaTCAAAGCTGCAGCTGTCATTG carries:
- the LOC109020336 gene encoding NAC domain-containing protein 100-like isoform X1 translates to MENVSSLGKEEEQIELPPGFRFHPTDEELITHYLSQKVLNTKFSARAVGEVDLNKSEPWELPWKAKMGETEWYFFCVRDRKYPTGLRTNRATDSGYWKATGKDKEIYRGKALVGMKKTLVFYKGRAPKGEKTNWVMHEYRLEGKYSAYNLPKTANNEWVICRVFKKISAGKKTHVSELGSPNSYANESHPSVLPQLVNSSPYSNERRTSFGETSHVTCFSDSMKDHKIKEDMVESFDTPFLAASSSSNPSYISSAPNSSGHLSNTGTLHYPDTLFMHEQYSVLRMMLESNAPDMKRNEKVEFSPETGFSTDMSSAVSNHDMAQKSFEDQEDPSTSAGPGPVDIACLWSY
- the LOC109020336 gene encoding NAC domain-containing protein 100-like isoform X2; translated protein: MGETEWYFFCVRDRKYPTGLRTNRATDSGYWKATGKDKEIYRGKALVGMKKTLVFYKGRAPKGEKTNWVMHEYRLEGKYSAYNLPKTANNEWVICRVFKKISAGKKTHVSELGSPNSYANESHPSVLPQLVNSSPYSNERRTSFGETSHVTCFSDSMKDHKIKEDMVESFDTPFLAASSSSNPSYISSAPNSSGHLSNTGTLHYPDTLFMHEQYSVLRMMLESNAPDMKRNEKVEFSPETGFSTDMSSAVSNHDMAQKSFEDQEDPSTSAGPGPVDIACLWSY